In Candidatus Sedimenticola sp. (ex Thyasira tokunagai), the following proteins share a genomic window:
- a CDS encoding DUF3581 family protein produces the protein MLLDNYFTELNDNIRFSRDQASRFAKEVAEDFNPLHNTDAKLFCVPGDLLFSVVLAKYGLSQHMRFIFSGMVGDGVELKPPQSNAGSFSLSDGEKSYLEVEHSGELSEDKQLVRDLTCSYVKFSGHSFPDLLVTLMADNNVMINPARPLVIYESMAIDLDRLDISEPTLEFSGSELTVNGKRGNASLKFTIIADGEVVGRGEKLMALRGLRPYDAEQVQQIVDDYNRQKAVYLEAVN, from the coding sequence ATGCTTCTTGATAACTACTTCACAGAACTTAATGATAATATTAGATTTTCAAGAGATCAGGCAAGTCGGTTCGCCAAAGAGGTCGCGGAGGACTTTAACCCCCTCCACAATACCGATGCTAAGCTTTTCTGTGTGCCCGGCGATCTGCTCTTCTCTGTTGTGTTGGCAAAGTATGGCTTGAGCCAACATATGCGCTTTATCTTTTCAGGAATGGTTGGCGATGGTGTCGAGCTTAAGCCGCCACAATCAAACGCTGGTAGCTTCTCCCTCTCAGATGGGGAAAAAAGCTATCTTGAGGTTGAACACTCAGGAGAGCTGTCTGAGGACAAACAACTGGTTCGTGATCTAACCTGCAGCTACGTGAAATTCTCAGGCCACTCTTTTCCCGATCTCCTGGTCACCCTGATGGCCGACAATAATGTAATGATCAACCCGGCACGTCCGCTGGTCATCTACGAGAGCATGGCCATCGATCTTGATCGATTGGATATCTCGGAACCCACTCTGGAATTCAGTGGTTCCGAGCTTACTGTTAATGGCAAGAGGGGAAATGCCTCACTAAAATTCACCATCATCGCCGATGGTGAAGTAGTAGGACGAGGGGAAAAGCTGATGGCCCTCCGCGGATTACGCCCATATGATGCTGAACAGGTTCAACAGATCGTAGATGATTACAACAGGCAGAAAGCAGTGTACCTTGAGGCAGTAAACTAG
- a CDS encoding molybdopterin-dependent oxidoreductase — MNLPLASTVCPHDCPSACSLEVEQLDDKTIGRVHGAKENSYTEGVICSKVSRYAERVHHPDRLTQPLRRIGAKGEGKFTPISWDEALDEVTHNLKRVAETDGAEAVWPYYYAGTMGQLQRDGINRLRYAMGYSRQKKTICTSIAYSGWSAGVGAVWGTDPRDMAKSDLIVIWGCNAVATQINVMTKVAQAKKSRGAKLVVIDPYRTPTAEKADLHLMLKPGTDGALATAVMHLLFAEGYADREYLAKYTDLPDSLEPHLQSRTPGWASDITGVSEEDIQQFARLFGENKRSYIRLGIGFSRSRNGAHNVHAVSCLPAITGAWQHEGGGALLGTSGLFHLDKALIEGLDRFDSTVRELDMSRIGSILCGDQRDLSGGPPVNALFIQNCNPMTVAPDHSTVRHGFEREDLFVCVHEQFMTETAAMADIVLPATTFLEHDDLYLSYGQVHMQLGCRVIEPLSECRSNHQVICDLAKRLGAEHPGFSMSAEELIDSSLQQSGYPGFQKLREERWFDCSKTEREMNFLDGFGWPDGRFRFQPDWKALGDDNSDMPVLPDHWNAIDQASEEYPFRLITPTARSFLNTSFTETAEARGREVAPRLLINAADATAAAISDGEQVRVGSRQGEVKLAAKVIQGIGLGVLAVEGIWPGRDFDGGLGINTLTSAESAMPDGGAVFHDTSVWVRRL; from the coding sequence ATGAATTTACCCCTTGCCTCTACTGTCTGTCCCCACGACTGCCCCTCCGCCTGTTCACTCGAAGTGGAGCAACTGGATGATAAGACGATAGGAAGAGTACATGGCGCCAAGGAGAACAGCTACACCGAGGGTGTTATCTGCTCAAAGGTGTCGAGATATGCAGAGCGGGTGCACCACCCTGACCGTTTGACCCAGCCGTTACGACGTATCGGTGCCAAAGGGGAGGGCAAGTTTACCCCCATCTCCTGGGATGAGGCGTTGGATGAGGTTACGCATAATTTGAAACGAGTTGCTGAGACTGATGGCGCTGAGGCGGTCTGGCCCTACTATTATGCCGGCACAATGGGGCAACTGCAGCGTGACGGTATCAACCGCTTGCGTTATGCCATGGGGTATTCTCGTCAGAAAAAGACCATTTGCACCTCCATCGCCTACAGCGGCTGGAGTGCAGGGGTGGGAGCGGTCTGGGGAACTGATCCCCGTGATATGGCAAAGAGTGATTTGATTGTGATCTGGGGCTGCAACGCAGTGGCAACACAGATCAACGTAATGACCAAGGTGGCCCAGGCCAAAAAGAGCCGAGGGGCAAAGCTGGTTGTTATTGACCCCTATCGGACACCCACAGCAGAGAAGGCGGATCTTCATCTGATGCTCAAGCCGGGCACGGATGGCGCACTGGCCACCGCAGTTATGCACCTGCTGTTTGCCGAGGGGTATGCGGATAGAGAGTACCTGGCAAAATATACTGATCTACCGGATTCGCTGGAGCCGCACCTGCAATCACGCACACCCGGGTGGGCCAGTGATATCACCGGGGTGAGTGAGGAGGATATTCAGCAGTTTGCCCGCCTATTTGGTGAGAACAAGCGGAGCTATATCCGGCTGGGAATAGGTTTTAGTCGCAGCCGTAACGGCGCACATAATGTGCATGCCGTCAGCTGCCTTCCCGCCATCACTGGTGCCTGGCAGCATGAAGGGGGAGGGGCGTTGCTGGGTACCAGCGGGCTGTTTCATCTGGATAAGGCGCTAATAGAAGGTTTGGATCGGTTTGATTCCACTGTACGTGAGCTGGATATGTCGCGTATAGGCTCGATACTTTGTGGCGACCAGCGTGATTTATCGGGCGGCCCCCCGGTTAACGCTCTGTTTATACAGAACTGCAACCCGATGACAGTAGCGCCTGATCACTCTACTGTCCGCCACGGTTTCGAACGGGAGGATCTCTTTGTCTGTGTCCATGAGCAGTTTATGACTGAGACGGCGGCAATGGCCGATATCGTACTGCCCGCCACCACATTTTTGGAGCATGACGACCTCTATCTCAGCTACGGCCAGGTACATATGCAGTTAGGCTGTCGTGTGATCGAACCTTTATCGGAGTGTCGTTCCAATCATCAGGTTATCTGTGATTTGGCAAAACGGCTCGGTGCAGAGCACCCTGGCTTTTCCATGAGTGCCGAGGAACTGATAGATAGCTCACTGCAACAGTCGGGATATCCGGGATTCCAGAAACTACGGGAAGAGCGGTGGTTCGACTGCAGTAAAACTGAGCGTGAGATGAATTTTCTCGATGGCTTTGGTTGGCCGGATGGTCGGTTTCGTTTTCAACCCGACTGGAAGGCTCTTGGTGATGATAATAGCGACATGCCCGTGCTACCGGATCACTGGAATGCAATCGATCAGGCATCGGAAGAGTATCCATTCAGGCTGATTACACCAACGGCAAGATCTTTTCTCAACACCAGCTTTACCGAGACAGCGGAAGCGCGGGGGCGTGAGGTTGCTCCTAGGTTGTTGATTAATGCTGCTGATGCGACCGCTGCCGCCATCTCTGATGGAGAGCAGGTGCGGGTGGGTAGTCGACAGGGAGAGGTCAAGCTCGCAGCAAAAGTGATACAAGGCATTGGATTAGGAGTACTTGCCGTCGAAGGTATCTGGCCGGGGCGTGATTTTGACGGTGGCCTGGGGATTAATACCCTGACCAGCGCCGAATCTGCGATGCCCGACGGTGGTGCGGTTTTTCACGACACATCGGTATGGGTGCGAAGATTGTAG
- a CDS encoding DUF4080 domain-containing protein produces the protein MSKIILATLNVRHLHSSLGLRYLLANMGELREKTAIREFTLEPWPTDIAEKLLAEQPQIIGIGVYIWNIEQSRRLVALLKVVSPETIIILGGPEVSHEWQNQEIVDQADYLITGQADLAFAQLCREILNGNPPEEKVIRPPLPGLSQLASPYPLYSDEDIAHRLIYVEASRGCPFKCEFCLSALDKSTLAFPLAPFLAEMKQLLARGVRHFKFVDRTFNLKPDLSCAILEFFLERMDEPLFLHFEVIPDQLPDRLKALLQRFPHGSLQLEVGVQTFNPVVQKRISRKQNNQATDENLRWLREHTNAHIHADLIFGLPGEGISSIAESFDRMVALAPHEVQLGILKRLKGTPIIRHSDAYGMRYNPNPPYDILQSSCIDFATMQRLTRFTRYWEMIANSGRFKKSLPAILGESPFKRFMQLSDWLFRTTEQVHRIALKRLFELLYRGMTSELDITNETATGALTKDFSRCAIKGRLPFLTPASSTVTAASEKKSHSDRQQRHG, from the coding sequence ATGTCAAAGATCATCCTCGCCACCCTTAATGTCCGTCATCTCCACAGCTCCCTTGGCCTGCGCTATCTGCTGGCCAATATGGGGGAGTTGAGAGAAAAAACCGCCATTCGGGAATTCACTCTGGAACCCTGGCCTACCGATATCGCGGAGAAGCTTTTAGCAGAGCAGCCGCAGATCATCGGTATCGGTGTCTATATCTGGAATATCGAGCAGAGTCGTCGCCTGGTTGCTCTGCTAAAGGTGGTCAGCCCGGAGACAATTATCATTCTCGGTGGGCCGGAGGTGAGCCATGAGTGGCAAAACCAGGAGATCGTGGATCAGGCAGACTACCTGATCACCGGCCAGGCTGATCTCGCGTTTGCACAGCTCTGCCGGGAGATACTTAACGGTAACCCTCCAGAGGAGAAAGTGATCCGCCCTCCTCTCCCTGGTCTCAGTCAGCTCGCCTCGCCCTACCCCCTCTATAGTGACGAGGATATTGCTCACCGTCTGATCTATGTAGAGGCCTCACGGGGCTGCCCATTCAAATGTGAATTCTGCCTCTCTGCACTGGACAAAAGCACCCTGGCATTCCCTCTGGCCCCATTTCTTGCCGAAATGAAACAGCTACTCGCCCGTGGCGTACGCCATTTCAAGTTTGTCGATCGTACCTTCAACCTCAAGCCGGATCTTAGCTGTGCCATTCTTGAGTTCTTTCTGGAGAGGATGGATGAGCCGCTGTTTCTCCATTTTGAGGTGATCCCGGATCAGTTGCCGGATCGGCTGAAAGCACTGCTACAGCGTTTTCCTCACGGCTCTCTGCAACTTGAGGTGGGCGTACAGACTTTTAATCCGGTGGTACAGAAGCGGATCAGCCGCAAACAGAATAACCAGGCGACAGATGAGAATCTCCGCTGGTTGAGAGAGCATACCAATGCCCACATCCATGCCGACCTCATCTTTGGACTGCCGGGGGAAGGTATCAGCAGTATTGCTGAGAGCTTCGACCGGATGGTTGCCCTGGCACCCCACGAGGTACAGCTGGGGATTCTGAAACGATTGAAAGGCACCCCTATCATCCGCCACAGCGATGCGTATGGGATGCGTTACAACCCCAATCCCCCCTACGACATACTCCAGAGCAGCTGCATCGACTTCGCTACCATGCAGCGCCTGACCCGTTTCACCCGTTATTGGGAGATGATCGCCAACTCCGGCCGTTTCAAGAAGAGTCTGCCTGCCATACTGGGTGAGTCGCCCTTTAAACGCTTTATGCAACTCAGTGACTGGCTCTTTCGTACAACGGAACAGGTACACCGGATTGCACTAAAACGACTCTTTGAGTTGCTCTACAGAGGCATGACAAGTGAACTGGATATCACAAATGAGACAGCGACCGGGGCGCTGACTAAAGATTTTTCGCGCTGTGCAATAAAAGGCCGGCTCCCTTTTCTCACACCAGCCTCATCAACCGTCACTGCCGCCAGCGAAAAAAAGAGCCACAGCGACCGACAACAGCGCCACGGCTAA
- a CDS encoding SDR family NAD(P)-dependent oxidoreductase: MSGNLLITGNSAGLGYGLTEVYLSRGWNVYGLSRRGCHDLAGPLQDIRCDLEDREAIPLALESLLSGVARLELVILNAGILGDMKDLHQASMKEIEHVMEINVWSNKLLLDWLIDSGIVIKQVVAISSGASVSGNRGWSGYGISKAALNMMTALYAAELADIHFSALAPGIIDTAMQEYISSEADGEKFPTAGHLKSVRESGDMPGPVSAATAIADAIPQLLMLPSGDYTDIRKMGS, translated from the coding sequence ATGAGTGGTAATCTTCTGATCACCGGCAACAGTGCCGGACTGGGGTATGGCCTGACGGAGGTTTACCTCTCCAGAGGCTGGAACGTATATGGCCTCAGCCGCCGTGGCTGTCATGATCTTGCGGGGCCGTTGCAGGATATCCGTTGCGATCTCGAGGACCGGGAAGCAATCCCGTTGGCCCTGGAGAGCCTGCTTTCGGGTGTTGCACGGCTGGAACTGGTTATTCTCAATGCAGGGATACTTGGTGATATGAAAGACCTTCACCAAGCCTCCATGAAAGAGATAGAGCATGTCATGGAGATCAATGTCTGGTCCAACAAACTGCTCCTCGACTGGCTGATCGACTCCGGTATTGTGATCAAGCAGGTCGTAGCCATCTCCTCCGGTGCATCAGTCAGCGGTAACCGGGGGTGGAGCGGCTACGGCATCTCCAAAGCGGCCCTTAATATGATGACTGCACTCTATGCCGCTGAACTGGCGGATATTCACTTCAGTGCACTGGCACCGGGTATTATCGATACTGCGATGCAGGAGTACATCAGCAGTGAGGCGGACGGAGAAAAATTTCCCACTGCCGGTCACCTAAAGAGTGTCCGTGAAAGCGGCGATATGCCAGGCCCCGTCTCGGCAGCTACAGCGATAGCGGATGCCATTCCCCAACTGCTAATGCTTCCCAGCGGCGACTATACTGATATTCGTAAAATGGGGAGCTAG
- a CDS encoding serine/threonine-protein kinase: MLGRGATASVYLAEDPFTNVEVAIKIAHQSVMDDPETGYRFKKMFMNEASLAGKLRHPHIVSVYDAGVEHDMHYIVMEYVAGSTLKEFCKPEKLLPTDDVIEIIFKCCNALEHAHLFGLIHRDIKPGNILTTGGTDVKISDFGTALLTNSELTQVMDAVGTPSYMSPEQLSNQTLSQQTDIYSLGVVMYQLLSGKLPFKASNQYELIQKITHQPPAPLESVRSGLPDGVVDIVNRCLNKDLDKRYNSWMDVAHDLSAAHEQLNISSAVEVSDSRKFNILKTLSFFKEFTDVELWEMLRISKWRYFKAARTLLEEGKIGGSIFILASGDARIMKNDAFLGVIETGQCFGEMAYIYGMKKPRTASVVSNSQVTVIKIKSEALQRASIELQTKFNKELLRTLAERLEKTSVMASSI, encoded by the coding sequence ATGCTCGGAAGAGGTGCGACTGCCTCCGTTTACCTCGCCGAGGATCCGTTTACCAACGTCGAAGTAGCGATAAAAATAGCTCACCAGAGCGTAATGGACGACCCTGAAACCGGCTATCGCTTCAAAAAGATGTTTATGAATGAGGCGAGTCTGGCCGGCAAGCTGCGACACCCTCATATCGTCTCGGTCTACGATGCGGGTGTAGAGCATGACATGCACTATATCGTCATGGAGTATGTAGCTGGATCCACCCTTAAGGAGTTCTGTAAGCCGGAGAAACTGCTTCCTACTGACGATGTCATTGAGATCATCTTCAAGTGCTGCAATGCTCTGGAACATGCTCATCTCTTCGGCCTGATTCATCGTGATATCAAACCTGGAAATATACTTACCACCGGTGGCACTGACGTAAAAATTAGTGACTTCGGTACCGCATTGTTGACCAACTCAGAACTCACCCAAGTGATGGATGCGGTTGGCACGCCAAGCTATATGTCCCCGGAACAGTTGAGCAATCAGACACTAAGCCAGCAGACAGATATCTACTCTCTCGGTGTGGTGATGTACCAGCTTCTTAGTGGCAAGCTCCCCTTTAAGGCTTCAAACCAGTATGAACTGATCCAGAAGATCACCCATCAGCCTCCTGCTCCACTGGAATCGGTTCGTAGTGGTCTGCCCGACGGCGTGGTCGATATCGTCAACCGCTGTCTGAATAAGGATCTGGATAAACGTTACAACAGTTGGATGGATGTCGCCCATGATCTTTCGGCAGCCCATGAGCAGCTCAACATCTCTTCCGCCGTAGAGGTCTCAGATAGCCGAAAATTCAACATTCTAAAGACCCTCAGCTTCTTCAAAGAGTTTACTGATGTCGAATTGTGGGAGATGTTGCGGATAAGTAAGTGGCGCTACTTCAAGGCGGCAAGGACACTGCTCGAAGAGGGCAAAATTGGCGGCTCGATCTTTATTCTCGCCTCCGGCGATGCACGGATAATGAAAAATGATGCCTTTCTCGGTGTTATTGAGACAGGACAGTGTTTTGGTGAAATGGCCTACATCTACGGTATGAAAAAACCTCGTACCGCCAGCGTAGTCAGTAACTCACAGGTCACCGTTATCAAGATAAAGAGTGAAGCACTGCAGCGAGCATCAATTGAGCTACAGACAAAATTCAATAAAGAGTTGCTGCGCACTCTCGCCGAGCGGCTTGAGAAGACCTCGGTTATGGCTTCATCCATCTGA
- a CDS encoding HypC/HybG/HupF family hydrogenase formation chaperone, translating into MCIGLPMQIIEQYEHSARCRGRDGERIISTLLIGPQEEGVWVLNSLGHAREVISEEEAAKIEDALAAVEAVMRGEELDVDSYFPDLASSRRVVEPPEGK; encoded by the coding sequence ATGTGTATCGGTCTCCCTATGCAGATTATTGAACAGTATGAGCACAGCGCACGCTGTCGTGGCCGTGATGGCGAGAGGATTATCAGTACCCTGCTGATCGGACCTCAGGAGGAGGGGGTGTGGGTACTCAACTCTCTGGGGCACGCACGCGAGGTGATCAGTGAGGAGGAAGCTGCGAAGATAGAGGATGCACTTGCAGCCGTCGAAGCAGTGATGCGGGGAGAAGAGCTCGATGTAGACAGCTATTTTCCTGATTTAGCCTCCAGCAGGCGGGTAGTCGAGCCTCCTGAAGGCAAATAG
- a CDS encoding AMP-binding protein — protein MKSRPITTLKGLLDNCVERYADNACLSWADGGGYSYREFGEQVTVLQAYLQEHSVFPGDRVAILGENMPNWGVAYFAITTMGAVAVPILPEFHPDAVHHILRHGECKALFVSEHLYSKVEEFSFESMKLMLLLDDFDLIPPDASKDTLSKSLRAGVREFIKSPNRKNQALVSRQEGVAKVMADDLACIIYTSGTTGNSKGVMLSHGNLMFDVEAAVELFPIEPEDRFLSILPLSHTYECTLGFLIPLRCGSSIYYLKKPPTAGVLLPAMAKLHPTVMLSVPLVIEKIYKMRIQPKFSANLLIRTLYRVPFIRKMLNRLAGKKLLETFGGKLRFFGIGGAAVSAETERFLKEAGFPYAIGYGLTETAPLVAGAEPSNTRLRATGPAFPGMEIRINSPDPVSGEGEIQIKGGNVMQGYYKAPEATAEVFTDDGWFRTGDLGYIGDGGYLYIRGRLKNMILGPGGENIYPEEIEGVINEQDVVLESLVFEREGKILARIYLDYDKLDEIYGKKGLSEAELRSIIESLLDEIKVTVNSRVSSFSRLNQIIEQREPFVKTPTMKIKRFLYVE, from the coding sequence ATGAAAAGCAGACCAATAACGACACTAAAGGGGTTGCTAGACAACTGCGTAGAGCGGTATGCAGACAATGCCTGCCTCTCTTGGGCTGATGGTGGTGGATACAGCTACCGGGAGTTCGGTGAGCAAGTGACTGTACTGCAGGCTTATCTACAGGAGCACTCTGTCTTCCCCGGCGACCGGGTAGCAATTCTCGGTGAGAATATGCCTAACTGGGGCGTGGCCTATTTCGCCATCACCACCATGGGGGCGGTGGCCGTGCCGATATTGCCGGAGTTTCATCCCGATGCGGTTCACCATATCCTCAGACATGGTGAGTGCAAGGCACTGTTTGTCTCTGAGCACCTCTACTCAAAGGTTGAGGAGTTCAGCTTTGAGAGCATGAAGCTGATGCTCCTCCTTGATGACTTCGACTTAATTCCCCCGGATGCCTCCAAGGATACCTTGTCGAAAAGCCTCAGGGCGGGCGTCAGAGAGTTTATCAAGTCACCCAATAGAAAAAACCAAGCCTTAGTCAGCCGGCAGGAGGGTGTGGCAAAGGTTATGGCTGATGATCTTGCCTGTATCATCTACACCTCGGGTACTACCGGTAACTCAAAAGGAGTGATGTTAAGTCATGGAAATCTGATGTTTGATGTCGAGGCGGCAGTGGAGCTATTTCCTATAGAGCCAGAGGATCGCTTTCTATCAATTCTACCGTTGTCACACACCTACGAGTGTACCCTTGGATTTCTTATCCCCTTACGCTGTGGATCGAGTATTTATTATCTGAAAAAACCACCTACCGCCGGGGTATTGTTGCCGGCGATGGCCAAACTGCATCCAACTGTGATGCTCAGTGTGCCGCTGGTGATCGAGAAGATCTACAAGATGCGGATTCAACCAAAATTTTCTGCAAATCTACTGATCCGTACACTCTATCGTGTTCCCTTTATTCGCAAAATGCTTAACCGTCTGGCCGGTAAGAAGCTGCTCGAAACCTTTGGTGGAAAACTCCGCTTTTTCGGCATCGGTGGCGCTGCTGTCTCTGCTGAAACAGAACGTTTTCTTAAAGAGGCGGGTTTCCCTTACGCAATCGGCTACGGTTTGACAGAAACAGCACCGCTGGTTGCAGGTGCCGAACCGTCAAATACCCGACTTCGTGCCACAGGCCCGGCCTTCCCAGGGATGGAGATCCGCATAAACAGTCCCGACCCCGTCAGTGGTGAAGGTGAGATACAGATCAAGGGGGGGAATGTGATGCAGGGATACTACAAAGCACCGGAGGCAACCGCCGAGGTGTTCACCGATGACGGATGGTTTAGAACGGGAGATCTCGGCTACATTGGTGATGGCGGCTATCTCTATATCCGCGGGCGCTTAAAGAACATGATACTTGGTCCTGGTGGTGAAAATATCTATCCGGAAGAGATTGAAGGGGTGATCAACGAGCAGGATGTGGTGTTGGAATCGTTGGTATTTGAGCGTGAAGGAAAGATCCTTGCCAGAATCTATCTTGATTACGACAAACTGGATGAAATATATGGCAAGAAGGGGCTCAGTGAGGCTGAGCTAAGGTCCATAATTGAGTCCCTGCTTGATGAGATCAAAGTGACCGTCAACAGTCGTGTCTCCAGTTTTAGCCGTCTCAACCAGATAATTGAGCAGCGAGAGCCATTCGTAAAAACACCCACAATGAAGATCAAACGTTTCCTCTATGTCGAATGA
- a CDS encoding c-type cytochrome: MNNFIKILLLLTLLAVNYPALSVNPPPAYEGRRLFVSYCQLCHGMDGKGHGPLARELRITMSDLTTTVRSRSDTILKKIITGEGRQTITGRNRHNLLSDAMPKWKDVFSDSQIDALIAYLRFLGNTRYGLMGDPEVGMRLYGKYCHVCHGEEGDGDGIMTTLMGISPMDHTNPNETNRISNAGLVRSIRHGQGKFMPAWRGILSQRDIEALVSYIRLLSH, encoded by the coding sequence ATGAATAATTTCATCAAGATTTTGCTACTGCTAACCCTCCTCGCGGTAAATTACCCTGCGCTATCAGTCAACCCACCTCCCGCCTACGAGGGGAGACGGCTGTTTGTCTCTTACTGCCAGCTATGTCATGGAATGGATGGCAAAGGACATGGCCCTCTTGCAAGGGAGCTGAGAATCACCATGTCTGATCTGACCACCACCGTGCGCTCCAGAAGTGACACCATCCTCAAGAAGATCATCACAGGCGAAGGTAGACAGACCATAACCGGGCGTAACCGCCACAACCTGCTCAGTGATGCCATGCCGAAGTGGAAGGATGTATTTAGTGATTCACAGATTGATGCATTGATTGCCTATCTGCGTTTTCTGGGTAACACCAGATATGGCCTAATGGGTGATCCTGAAGTCGGTATGCGGCTCTACGGAAAATACTGTCATGTCTGTCACGGTGAAGAGGGAGATGGTGATGGCATCATGACAACCCTCATGGGCATCAGCCCGATGGACCACACTAACCCCAATGAAACAAACCGAATCAGCAATGCAGGACTGGTCAGAAGTATTCGGCATGGTCAGGGAAAATTCATGCCGGCCTGGAGGGGTATCCTCAGTCAGCGGGATATCGAAGCGCTCGTGAGCTACATTCGATTACTGTCTCACTGA
- a CDS encoding peptidoglycan-binding domain-containing protein, with protein sequence MRELVEDAIESSTEIPAKYKNVAVTKKVADAHFDWHEVHNLEHPASTRTGLKVCLVEKPAEYKNVTRRVVTAAATTRKVDIPAEYETVKVKKLLSEAKEKRITIPAEYKTITQQELASEGHMEWRSILCETNMTGARITEIQSALKAAGYESGKIDGVVGSETMAAVNAFQRDKGLPVDRYLNVATLKALGVSAR encoded by the coding sequence GTGCGTGAGTTGGTAGAGGATGCCATCGAAAGCAGTACAGAGATTCCCGCCAAATACAAGAATGTCGCGGTTACCAAGAAGGTTGCGGATGCACACTTTGACTGGCACGAGGTACATAATTTGGAACACCCTGCCTCTACCCGTACCGGTCTGAAAGTCTGCCTGGTTGAAAAGCCTGCAGAGTATAAAAATGTAACCCGTCGTGTGGTCACCGCTGCAGCAACTACCCGTAAAGTGGATATTCCTGCGGAGTATGAAACGGTGAAAGTGAAGAAACTCCTGTCTGAAGCGAAGGAGAAGCGCATCACTATACCTGCCGAGTACAAAACCATTACCCAGCAGGAGCTTGCCAGTGAAGGCCACATGGAGTGGCGATCTATCCTTTGTGAAACCAATATGACCGGTGCTCGTATTACCGAGATCCAGAGCGCACTGAAAGCGGCCGGTTATGAATCGGGTAAGATCGATGGCGTGGTCGGTAGTGAGACCATGGCAGCAGTCAATGCCTTCCAGCGTGATAAGGGATTGCCTGTTGACCGGTATCTCAATGTGGCAACCCTGAAGGCACTTGGTGTTTCAGCTCGCTGA